The Flavobacterium johnsoniae genomic sequence GACTTTATGGCGATTGCTTTAGCAGAATTAGGAAGTATTTCTGAAAGAAGAACGTATCAATTAATTTCTGGTTTGCGTAATCTTCCTGCATTTTTGGTAGATAATCCAGGATTAAATTCAGGATTTATGATTCCGCAATACACCGCAGCAAGCATTGCAAGCCAAAACAAGCAATTGGCGACACCTGCAAGTGTTGATAGTATTGTTTCGAGCAACGGTCAGGAAGACCACGTAAGTATGGGAGCAAACGGAGCAACAAAAGCCTTACGAATTTTAGATAATTTAGAACGTATTTTAGCGATTGAATTGTTGAATGCTTCGCAAGCAATTGCGTATAGAGAGCCACTAAAATCAAGTGATTTTATCGAAATGTTTGTTAACAGCTATAGAGAAGTTGTGCCTTTAGTAAAAGAAGATCGAATCTTACATAATGACATAGAAAACACGGTTTTATTCCTTAAGAGTTTCCAAATAGAAAACGATTTGTTAACAATGGCTTAACATTGCAAAATATTATTGAAGTAATTTTGCGGTATCAAAAATAAAACAATGTCAATAAACAGTATTTTCCAATTTTTAGTGCCGAAAGACAAAAAATTCTTTCCACTTTTTGAAGAAGCTTCAAGCAATTTAATTGAATTAGCTTCTAACTTACACGAAGCTGTAAATTTACCATTAAAAGAAAGAGAAATTCTTTTTCAAAAGATTGACGAATTAGAACAAAAAGGAGAAGACATTACACGTCAGACAAACCTTGAGTTAAGCAGAAACTTTATTACTCCATTTGACAGAGAGGATATTCACACGTTAATTACTTCAATTGACAACGTTGCCGATTATCTTCACGGTGCATCTAGCCGTATGAGATTGTATCAAGTTGATAAGATTACAAAATCTATCAGAAAAATGACAGAAATCAACCTTGAAGCTTGTCAAAATATTGATAGTGCTGTAAAAGAATTAAGAAACTTACAGAACTTTAAAGTTATTAAAGATGCTTGTTCTAGAATTAATAAATTAGAAAACAAGTCTGATAACGTATATAACAAAGCAGTTTTTGAAATTTTTGAAAACGAAACAGATGCTAAAAATATTATTAAATATAAAGAGGTGTTATCTGTTTTAGAATCAGCAACAGACAAATGTAAGAGTGTTGCGAACATACTAGAATCTATTTCTGTAAAACATTCTTAATTCAATTTTTCATTCTGAAGTTATAATTTTATGACGCTACTTATATTAATTATAGTATTAGCTTTAATTTTTGATTACATCAATGGTTTTCATGATGCGGCAAATGCTATAGCGACTGTTGTTGCAACAAAGGTTTTGACACCTTTTCAGGCGGTTGTCTGGGCAGCATTTTTTAACTTTCTTGCCTATTGGGTTTTCGGATTTGGTGTTGCAGATACTGTTGCTAAAACAGCGCACACAATGGAAATTAACCTAGTGGTTATTTTAGCTGGAGTCATTGCAGCAATATGCTGGAACTTATTGACTTGGTGGCTAGGAATTCCTTCAAGTTCTTCGCATACATTAATTGGAGGTTTTGCTGGAGCGGCTGTGGCGCATGCGATTGCTGTTCACGGATTCTCAGGTTATGTAGGTGAGGATGGAGCAACACATTACTGGTATGAAATTGTAAGTTGGTACAAGGCCGGAAAAGATGGCGGAATGCCTTCGGGAGTTATCATCATTATTGCTTTTATCGTTCTTGCACCGCTTTTAGGAGCTTTAGCTTCTTATTTAATTTCAATCTGGTTGCTAAATGCTTCACGTAAAAGTATTGGACCTAAGATTTTTACAGTAGCTTTAATGATTGCAACTATTTTGTTTGTTTATTACCAAATGGTTCCTTATGAAAAGATTGATAAACCAAGATTTGATTCACATTTTTGGAGTGTAGCTTTTGATTCTCATAATATTAAATGGTTTTTAGTTGCTTTTATCATCTTGACAGTTAGTGCATTTTGTTTGATATTTAGCAGTTTAAATCTACACCAAGCAGATGCGGCTTTGAAAAAAATGCAGTTATTGTCTTCTGCGGCATTTAGTTTAGGTCACGGAGGAAACGATTCTCAAAAAGTAATGGGAATTATTGCTGCAGCTGTAGCGGTTTATATCAATACAAATCCTGGAGTTCATATGGATGCTTGGTTAGATGTTGTGCTTCCAAATGACGATTTAGGAATTAAAGGTGTAATGCCAAGCTGGATTCCTTTAGCGTGTTATTCTGCAATTGCTGCGGGAACTTTAAGTGGTGGATGGAAAATTGTAAAAACAATGGGTTCTAAAATCACAAAAGTAAGTTCGTTTGAAGGTGTAGCTGCTGAAACTGCAGGAGCTTTAACACTTTACTTTACCGAGCACTTGAAAATTCCAGTAAGTACAACGCATACTATTACAGGATCTATTATTGGAGTTGGATTAACAAAACGTGTTTCTGCCGTACGTTGGGGAGTTACTGTAAGTTTAATCTGGGCTTGGATTTTGACTATTCCAATTTCAGCTTTATTAGCAGGTATGGTTTATTTTGTGCTAAGCGTATTTATTTCGTAAAATAGATTATTTTGAAATGCGAGTTAAATTGCATTTCTCCAAATATTAAAAAGCCGATTTCATATTTGAAATCGGCTTTTTTTATGGTTTAAAATAAAAAATAAGTATCTTAAAATGTTGCTTTAAAAACTTTTAGAGGCTATTGGTGAAATTTAATAAAATGATTTTTGCAAAATTATTTAGTAAAGATTTTACAAATTATAATTTAAAAGCAAATGGCAATGATTTTTGAAAAACCGATAATTCTTGAAGGTGAAGAAGGAAATGTAGTTCTAATTTATGGAGAACATATAATTGGAAACATTACAAAAGAAAATGCTGATTTAAGCATTGAAAGAATAGATAAAAACGTTTTCAATTCATCTGAATTTGAATCTATAATAAATATTAATGAAATCTTTGAATATGAATTTGAACCTGAAAATGATTCTCATATTATGTTTGAAGTTAGAAATGCAGATTCAGTAACTTATAAAACTATTGACTTTAAAGATTCTGAAACTACAAGGCAGGCAGAGAAATCAATTAGTGAAAAATTTAAACAATTAGGTTTTAAGCGAGAAGAAAAACAAATTACAGCGTTGAGTGCTGCTGTTATTCCGGGATCAGTTGCGGCTTTTGTTGCAGTTATGGGAGGAATTTTTACTTGGTATGCTAAGTCTCTTGAAACACGAGTAATAACTCGAACCCGAATTATAAAATGGTATGTTTATATATTCGAAAAAATTGCAGAAATTGTTGGTTTCTATCCGTTTTTGATTATTACGATAACTTTAACAGCATTTTGTTTAATATGGATGTTTAGAAGAATGTCTAATCCTCCGATTAAGATTAGTGCTGCGAAGTAATTTTTGAAAAGCCGATTTCAATTTGAAATCGGCTTTTTTGTGAATCTAAATTCAGAACTTCTGTAGATTCCTATGATTATGCTTACGCTTATAATGCGTTTGTTTTAAGTTTTTCTGATCTTCAGAAATAATACTTATTGTTCCGTCAATTTCTAGCATGGCAAGTTTTACGTTTTTAAAAAATTCTATTCCGTGTTCGCGCATGGCTTCTTTTAATTCTTCATCAGAAATGTCTAATTTGCTTAAAGCTTTAAAATCTAATTTCCCGTCGTGAATTAGAATTTGAGGTTTGTCTAATAATAAATCACCTAGAGTTTTGTATCTGCGTGTAAGTTTCTTGATTGCAAAGTTTGTTACAAATAATACTAATGCAGCAACCAATCCGCCTATAAGACTTGTGTCTGGACCAACCATTGCATTCTGAACAGAATTACTAATTAAAAGAATAAGAATTATGTCGGCGGTATTTAATTGCGAAAGTTCTTTTTTGCCAAAGATTCTTAAGGCAATTGTCATGAAAAAATAAACGGCTACACTTCGTATAATTATATCTAAATAAGGAAAAGTCATGTTTTTTATTTTAAAGTTAAATAAAAAAGCTTTGTCAAAGTTCGAAACTTTAACAAAGCTGCTAAATTATTTATGCTGTATTAAGTGTAAATGAACTTAATTATAATTTGAAATTCTTTTCAATAGCTTTAATCATTTCTCCTGCAACATCTTTATTAGTTGCGCCTTCAATTCCTTCAAGACCTGGAGAAGAGTTCACTTCGAGTAATAGAGGTCCTTTAGAAGATCGAATAATATCTACACCTGCTACTTTTAAATCCATTGCTTTTGCGGCTTTAATCGCGATCTTTTTCTCTTCGGCGGTTACTTTTATAACAGAAGCAGTTCCGCCAAGGTGAATATTGGCTCTAAATTCTCCTGGCATTGCTTCACGCTGAATGGCAGCAACTACTTTTCCGTCAATTACAAAACAACGAATATCTTTTCCGTTTGCTTCTTTAATGAATTCTTGAACTAAAATATTTGCATTTAAGCTTTTAAAAGCATTGATAACACTTTCTGCTGCTTTTTTTGTTTCAGCCAAAACAACTCCTTTTCCTTGTGTTCCTTCTAATAATTTTACAATTAAAGGCGAACCTCCAACCATTTTGATTAAGTTGTCAGTATCAAGCGGAGAATTAGCAAATCCAGTTGTTGGAATATCAATTCCGCTGTTTAATAATAATTGCAATGAATATAATTTATCACGAGATTGTGTAATTGCTGTTGCTGAATTCAAAACAAAAACCTTCAAAGCTTCAAACTGACGCGTCAAAGCACAACCATAAAAAGTAATGCTCGGTCTGATTCTCGGAATAATTGCATCGAATTGATTTAAAATCTTTCCGCCTCTATAATGAATCTCTGGAGTTTTGGCATCGAGTTTCATATAACATTCTTTAATATTTAAAAAATGCATTTCATGCCCGCGCATTTCGCCTGCTTCCATGATTCTTTTATTACTATAAAGTTCCGGATTGCTAGCTAAAAGTCCAATTCGTAAACCTGTAGTTGCCTTTTCAGAATTTTGGTATAATTCTTTAAGAGATTCTGCAGTAGGCTGTCCTAAAAGATATTTTTGCTCAGGATCGACTAAAACCCTTCCGCTCATAGCTTCGCGTCCTAAAAGCATTCTAAAGCCCATAGAATCACGATTGGTTAAAGTCATTTCGATTGGCCATTTTGCATCGCCAATTTTTAAGCTGGTCTGGATTACATAACGATGTTCTCTAAAACCACTTGAACTTTTTACAATTCGTTTGTCAACCAAAGGCGCTTCACAATGAATAATGGTTTTGATATTATTCTGAATCGGGTTAATGTCGAATTTAACCCAATTGGCATCATTTTTTATAAAAGGAGCTATGTTTAAAGCGTGCATTGCCGAAGTTTTAGCACCAGAATCAACACGAGCTTTGATTGTTGGAATTCCAAGTTCTGGAAATGAGCACCATTCTTCGCTGCCTAAAATGACTTTGTTTTGAAGCATATTTTATTTTTATGTTATAGAATTTAAATTCAAAAATAGCTATTTGCTTTTACTAAAGATAGTAAATTATACAAAAAAAATGCCCGTTATGTTATGAAAACGTAACGGGCATGTTATTTGTGTTATAAAATTTGACTAATTTATTGATTAGTCGGTTCTTCAGCTTTATGAATTTCTACTGATAATTCTTGTGAATCATCTTTAAGATCCATCATAATCTCATCACCCGAGTGTATTTTCGAAGTAATGATTTCTTCAGCTAATAAATCTTCAACATATTTTTGGATAGCTCTTTTTAGAGGTCTAGCTCCAAACTGTTTGTCGAAACCTTTTTCAGCAATAAATGCTTTTGCTTTATCTGTTAAGCTTAATTTGTAGCCTAACTCTGCAATACGAGAATACAGTTTTTTCAATTCGATTTCGATAATCAAATCAATATCTGCTTTTTCAAGTGCATTAAATACAATTACATCATCAATTCTGTTTAAGAACTCAGGAGCAAAAGTTTTCTTCAAAGCGTTTTCGATAATGCTTTTTGAGTTTTCATCAGCTTGAGCAGTTCTTGCTGCTGTACCAAATCCTACACCTTGTCCAAAATCTTTCAACTGACGCGCTCCAACGTTAGATGTCATAATGATGATAGTGTTTTTAAAGTCAATTTTACGACCTAAACTATCTGTCAAATATCCATCATCTAAAACCTGAAGCATCATGTTGAATACATCTGGATGTGCTTTTTCGATCTCGTCTAAAAGAACCACACAATATGGTTTTCTACGAACTTTTTCAGTCAATTGACCACCTTCTTCGTAACCTACATATCCTGGAGGCGCTCCAACTAAACGAGAAATTGCAAATTTCTCCATGTATTCACTCATATCGATACGAACTAAAGCATCTTCAGAATCGAATAATTCTTTTGCTAATACTTTAGCTAATTGCGTTTTACCAACACCAGTCTGACCTAAGAAAATGAAAGAACCAATTGGTTTGTTCGGATCTTTAAGTCCAGCTCTGTTACGTTGAATAGAACGTGCAATTTTAAGAACGGCTTCATTTTGACCAATTACTTTATTCTGAATTAATTCAGGCAATTGAGCTAATTTGTTGCTTTCCGTTTGTGCAATTCTGTTTACAGGAATTCCTGTCATCATCGAAACAACATCAGCTACATTATCTTCTGTAACTTCAATTCTGTTGTTTTTAGAATCTTCTTCCCATTGTTCTTGAGCAACGGCTAAGTCTTTTTCTATGCGTTTTTCGTCATCGCGAAGTTTAGCGGCTTCTTCATATTTTTGTTTTTTAACAACCATATTTTTAAGTTCACGAACTTCTTCTAACTGACGCTCTAAATCTAAAATTTGTTTAGGAACATCAATATTAGTAATGTGAACGCGAGAACCAGCTTCGTCAAGAGCGTCGATAGCTTTGTCTGGTAAAAAACGCTCAGACATATAACGATCTGTAAGTTTAACACAAGCTTCAATAGCTTCTGGTGTGTACGTTACATTATGGTGATCTTCATATTTGTCTTTTACGTTGTTCAAAATTGCAATCGTTTCTTCAACAGAAGTTGGTTCAACAATTACTTTTTGGAAACGTCTTTCAAGCGCACCGTCTTTCTCGATATATTGTCTGTATTCGTCAAGAGTTGTAGCACCAATACATTGGATTTCGCCTCTTGCTAAAGCGGGTTTGAACATATTTGAAGCATCAAGAGAACCAGTTGCTCCACCAGCGCCTACAATAGTATGAATCTCATCAATAAAAAGAATAATATCGTCATTTTTCTCAAGCTCGTTCATAACGGCTTTCATTCTTTCTTCAAATTGTCCTCTATATTTTGTTCCAGCAACTAAACTTGCCAAATCAAGAGTTACAACACGTTTGTTGAAAAGAATACGAGAAACTTTCTTTTGAATAATACGCAAAGCAAGTCCTTCTGCAATAGCAGATTTACCAACTCCAGGTTCACCAATAAGAAGCGGATTGTTCTTTTTTCTTCTACTTAAAATTTGAGAAACACGTTCAATTTCTTTTTCGCGTCCTACAACAGGGTCAAGTTTTCCCTCTTCCGCCATTTCTGTTAAATCTCTCCCAAAATTATCTAAAACTGGAGTTTTAGATTTTTTGTTTGACTTATTGGCGGGATTATTAAAACTGCTTTCTTTAAGACTGTCATCTTGTCCTGAATCGTCATTATACGATTCGTTTCTTGGCAAGTTTTCTAAGAATTCTTCTTCGTTCGGAGTCATATTTAAATACTGTTCTTTAGCTATGTCATAATCTATTTTTAGTTTATTCAATAGCTTGGTTGTTGGATCGTTTTCGTTTCGTAAGATACATAATAGCAAGTGAGCGGTGCTAATTGATGAACTTTGAAATACTTTAGCTTCTAGAAAAGTGGTCTTCAGGGCTCTTTCTGCCTGTCGGGTAAGGTGAAGATTTTTCTTTTCTGCATTTACTTCAACGCTTAGATTAGCTGGGCTCAGTATTTCTACTTTCCTGCGTAAATGATCTAAATCGACTGCTAGGTTATTAAGTATATGAATAGCTTTTCCGTTACCATCTCTTAAAATGCCCAGCATTAGATGTTCGGTACCAATAAAGTCGTGCCCTAAACGAAGTGCCTCTTCTTTACTGTACGTAATAACATCTTTTACTCTTGGTGAAAAATTATCATCCATAATATATAATTGGTATTGTAAATTTAGTGAATTACTGATTTAAAAACAAAAACCGTACCCATCGAGAATGCTTGTCAGCTAATAGACGAAAAAAAAGGCAATAAAAGCGTTAAAAAACGCTTAATTTATTAACTAAAAGCGAAATTAAAGTTGTTAATAAATCATTTAAATAAGTGTAAGGAAATAGCTGAAAAAATTTTAAAAAAACGTATCTTGGCACGCTTTGAAACTAATATAATTATTTAAACATAACAACTTATGTCTGAAGGAGAAAAGTTAATTCCCATTAACATTGAAGATGAAATGAAGTCAGCTTACATCGATTATTCGATGTCGGTAATTGTATCAAGAGCACTTCCTGATGTTAGAGATGGCTTGAAACCAGTGCATCGAAGAGTTCTCTATGGAATGTATGATTTAGGTGTAACTTCTAGATCTGCCCACAAAAAATCTGCAAGAATTGTAGGGGAGGTTCTGGGTAAGTACCACCCACATGGAGATACTTCTGTGTATGACGCGATGGTTCGTATGGCTCAGGAGTGGAGTATGCGATATTTATTGGTTGACGGGCAGGGTAACTTTGGTTCTGTAGATGGTGATAGTCCAGCAGCAATGCGTTATACTGAGGCTAGAATGCGTAAAATTTCTGAGGAAATTATGGCAGATATCGAAAAAGAGACAGTTGATTTTCAATTAAACTTTGACGATACATTATACGAACCAAAAGTAATGCCTACAAAAGTTCCAACTTTATTAGTAAACGGAGCAACAGGTATTGCAGTTGGTATGGCAACTAATATGCCGCCGCACAATTTAACTGAGGTTATCAATGGTACTTTGGCGTACTTAGATAATAATGATATTGAAATTGATGAATTGATGACTCATATTAAAGCACCAGATTTTCCAACTGGAGGTGTGATATATGGTTATGAAGGTGTTCGTGAAGCTTTTAAAACTGGTAGAGGACGTATTGTAATGCGTGCAAAAGTTGGTTTTGAAGAAGTTGACGGAAGAGAATGCATCATTGTTACTGAAATTCCTTATCAAGTTAATAAGGCCGAAATGATTAAACGTACGGCTGATTTAGTTAACGAGAAAAAAATTGAAGGTATTGCCAATATCCGTGATGAATCGGATAGAAGCGGTATGCGTATCGTTTATATCTTAAAACGTGATGCTACGCCAAACGTAGTTTTAAATACCTTATATAAGTATACTCAATTACAATCTTCTTTTAGTGTAAATAATATTGCATTAGTTAAAGGACGTCCTCAATTATTGAATCTGAAAGATATGATTCATTATTTTATTGAGCACCGTCATGATGTAGTAGTAAGAAGAACACAATTTGAATTACGCAAAGCGGAAGAAAGAGCTCATATTTTAGAGGGATTAATCATTGCTTCTGATAATATTGATGAAGTTATTGCGTTAATTAGAGGGTCTAAGAATACTGATGAAGCAAGAGAAAAGTTAATCGAAAGATTTAAATTATCAGATATTCAAGCTCGTGCAATTGTTGAGATGCGTTTACGTCAGTTAACAGGTCTGGAACAAGATAAATTAAGAGCTGAATTTGAGGAATTAATGAAGTTAATCGAGCATTTAAAAGCTTTATTAGCAGACATTAATTTAAGAATTGATTTGATTAAAGAAGAGCTTACAGAAATTCGTGATAAATATGGTGACGAACGTCGTTCTCAAATCGAATATTCTGGTGGAGATGTAAGTATAGAAGATTTAATTGCTGACGAAAGTGTGGTTATTACAATTTCACATGCTGGTTATATCAAACGTACAAACTTATCTGAATACAAAACTCAAAATAGAGGTGGAGTTGGACAGAAAAGTGCTGGAACAAGAGATCAAGATTTCTTGGAGCATATGTTCGTAGCAACAAATCACCAATACATGATGTTCTTTACGCAAAAAGGAAAATGTTTCTGGATGCGTGTTTACGAAATTCCAGAAGGAAGCAAAACAGCAAAAGGTAGAGCAATCCAAAACTTGGTAAATATTGAAAGTGATGATAAAGTAAAAGCTTTCATTTGTACGCAAGATCTAAAAGATAAAGATTACATCAATACGCACAACCTTGTAATGGTAACAAAACAAGGTCAGGTTAAGAAAACTTCTTTAGAGAAATATTCTAAACCAAGAGCAAATGGTGTAGCCGCTATTACTATTAAAGAAGGTGATGAGTTAATTGGTGCACAATTGACAAATGGAGAAAGTCAGATTATTATGGCTGTGAAGTCTGGTAAATTAGTTCGTTTTGAAGAAACTAAAACACGTCCGATGGGAAGAACTGCTTCTGGTGTTCGTGGAATTACTTTAAAAGATGAAACTGACGAAGTAATCGGAATGGTAACTGTTGATAAAAATGATATTGCTGAATCTCAAATTTTAGTTGTAACTGAAAATGGATACGGAAAACGTACCAAATTAGTTGACGAAGATGGAGAAGATGTTTATAGAATTACAAACCGTGGAGGTAAAGGTGTGAAAACGCTTAATATTACTGAAAAAACAGGTAAGTTGATTTCCATTAATATGGTAACTGATGCAGATGACTTAATGATTATTAATAAATCTGGATTAACAATCCGTATGGCAATTGAAGATTTACGTGTTATGGGACGTGCAACTCAAGGCGTTAGGTTGATTAATCTTAAAGGAAAAGATTCTATTGCTGCGGTAACAACTGTAATGAAAGAAGATGAACCAGAACAAGTTGTAGATGAAGATGGCAATGTAATCGAATCTGTAATTGAAAGAGTTAAACCTGATTTAGAAGTTCTTGAAGATGACGGAACTGTTGAAGAAGAAGATGACTCAGACGATGAGGAAATAGAAGAAGAAGACGAAGCTGAAGGCGACGACGAAGAATCTGAGGAATAATATTAAATTGAATAAAAATTAAATACAAACAAATATCATTATGAAAAGTAAATATGTAATACTTGCTTCTGCATTATTGATCTCTGTGGCTACATTTGCTCAAAAAGATCAAATTAAAAGTGCTGAAAAAGCTTTAAAAAGTGGAGATGCTCAAGGAGCGGTTACAATTTTGACTGGCGCAGAAAGCCTTGTTGCAAATGCAAAAGATACAGAGCAGGCTCAGTTTTATTTTGTAAAAGGAAATGCTTATTTAGATCTTGCTAACAAAAAAATTGACGAAAGTAAAAACTTATCTTTAGCAGCTGAAAGTTATAAAAAGTTAATCGAGGTTGAAAAAGCATCAGGAAAACAAAAATATTCTACAGATGCAGCAACTTCTATCACTAACATTAAAGGGTTGTTGATTAATTCTGCAATTGCTGATACTCAAGCAAACAAACATAAAGAAGGTGCAAAAAAATTGTACGATGCTTATGAGTTAGACAAAAAAGATACGATTAACTTATACTACGCTGCTTCTACAGCTGTTAATTCACAAGATTTTGATCTTGCATTGCCAATGTACGAAGAGTTAAAAAAATTAAACTATTCTGGAAAAGGAACTTTATTCCTTGCTACAAATAAAGCAAGTGGAAATGAAGATAACTTTAGCAGCGCAAAAGATAGAGATTTAGCTATAAAATTAGGAACTCACGAAAAACCAAAAACAGAAGCTATTCCTTCTAAAAGAGGTGAAATTTACAAAAATTTAGCTTTAATCTTAGTTCAAAAAGGGCGTACTGAGGATGCTAAAAAAGCTATCGCTGATGCAAGAAAAGCAAATCCAGAAGATACTTCATTAATTTTAACAGAAGCTAATTTATATCTAGAATCTAAAGACTTTGAGACATACAAAAAATTAGTTGGTGAAGCTTTAGAAAAAGATCCAAATAATGCAGATTTAGTATTTAATTTAGGTGTTATCAGTGCTGGTGCAAAAAACAATGCTGATGCTGAAAAATATTATTTGAAAGCAATTGAAATTAATCCTAATTATGCAAATGCTTATTTAAATCTTGCTGCTTTGAAATTAGAAGCTGAGAAACCAATTATCGACGAGATGAATAAATTGGGTACTTCTGCTAAAGATATGAAACGTTACGATGTTTTAAAGGCGCAAAGAGAAGGTGTTTTTAGAGGAGTGATTCCTTACCTTAAAAAAGCAAATGAATTAGATCCTAAGAATGAGGATGTTGCTAAAACATTATTGGGAGTTTACAAAGCGTTAGAAATGACAGCTGAGGCAAAAGCTTTAAAAGCTACAATGAACTAATTTTTAGTTTTCTATATTTAAAAAAAAACCATCCCGTTTTTACGGGATGGTTTTTTTTATGTTTAAATAAGATTTTTAAAGCAAGGTTGCCGATAATGTTATTGTCGTATTTAATAATTTAGAAATAGGGCAGATCTCTTTTGCTTTTGTAGCAGTTTTTTCGAATTCTTCTGCTGATATTGAAGGAACTTTACCTTTTAAATCTAAATGGATTAAAGTAATCGAGCCATCTTCAAAAGTTACTGTAGCTTCTGTAGTTAAATCATCTGCTGTAAAACCTCCTTCGTTAAGCAGAAAACTTAATTGCATCGTAAAACAGCCTGAATGAGCTGCAGCAATTAATTCTTCTGGATTTGTTCCAACTCCGTCTGCAAATCTTGTTTTAAAAGAAAGTTGTGCGTTATCTAGAGTAGTGCTTTGAGTGCTTATTGTTCCTGTTCCTTCCATACCAGTTCCTTTCCAGTTGGCATGCGCTTTTCTTGTAAATTTCATATTCTTTTAATTTAAAAATTGATGTTAAATGTTATTTGTTTGACTGCTTATTAATAGCTGTAACTCAAATATAATCAATATTTTGCAGAATAGTTTTATGAAATTTAATGAGAATGTTAAGTTTTAGGTCTTTTATAGAAAGTTGGATTGTGTTTTTAACGCAAAGAGCGCAAAGAAAAAAAACAAAGTTCGCAAAGCTTTTATAAACTTTGCGAACTTTGCGTAAATCTTGGTGCTCTTTGCGGTAAAATATGAGCAGTTTTTATTCTTGTCCTAAGTTTCGAAGTTGTTTCAATTTATCTTTCCAAACTTCGAGACTTTCTTTATGAATTGCGATGTTTTTTCGAACTTCAGTTACAATAGAATTCTCTTTTTT encodes the following:
- a CDS encoding DUF421 domain-containing protein; translated protein: MTFPYLDIIIRSVAVYFFMTIALRIFGKKELSQLNTADIILILLISNSVQNAMVGPDTSLIGGLVAALVLFVTNFAIKKLTRRYKTLGDLLLDKPQILIHDGKLDFKALSKLDISDEELKEAMREHGIEFFKNVKLAMLEIDGTISIISEDQKNLKQTHYKRKHNHRNLQKF
- the rimK gene encoding 30S ribosomal protein S6--L-glutamate ligase; protein product: MLQNKVILGSEEWCSFPELGIPTIKARVDSGAKTSAMHALNIAPFIKNDANWVKFDINPIQNNIKTIIHCEAPLVDKRIVKSSSGFREHRYVIQTSLKIGDAKWPIEMTLTNRDSMGFRMLLGREAMSGRVLVDPEQKYLLGQPTAESLKELYQNSEKATTGLRIGLLASNPELYSNKRIMEAGEMRGHEMHFLNIKECYMKLDAKTPEIHYRGGKILNQFDAIIPRIRPSITFYGCALTRQFEALKVFVLNSATAITQSRDKLYSLQLLLNSGIDIPTTGFANSPLDTDNLIKMVGGSPLIVKLLEGTQGKGVVLAETKKAAESVINAFKSLNANILVQEFIKEANGKDIRCFVIDGKVVAAIQREAMPGEFRANIHLGGTASVIKVTAEEKKIAIKAAKAMDLKVAGVDIIRSSKGPLLLEVNSSPGLEGIEGATNKDVAGEMIKAIEKNFKL
- a CDS encoding DUF47 domain-containing protein encodes the protein MSINSIFQFLVPKDKKFFPLFEEASSNLIELASNLHEAVNLPLKEREILFQKIDELEQKGEDITRQTNLELSRNFITPFDREDIHTLITSIDNVADYLHGASSRMRLYQVDKITKSIRKMTEINLEACQNIDSAVKELRNLQNFKVIKDACSRINKLENKSDNVYNKAVFEIFENETDAKNIIKYKEVLSVLESATDKCKSVANILESISVKHS
- a CDS encoding inorganic phosphate transporter; protein product: MTLLILIIVLALIFDYINGFHDAANAIATVVATKVLTPFQAVVWAAFFNFLAYWVFGFGVADTVAKTAHTMEINLVVILAGVIAAICWNLLTWWLGIPSSSSHTLIGGFAGAAVAHAIAVHGFSGYVGEDGATHYWYEIVSWYKAGKDGGMPSGVIIIIAFIVLAPLLGALASYLISIWLLNASRKSIGPKIFTVALMIATILFVYYQMVPYEKIDKPRFDSHFWSVAFDSHNIKWFLVAFIILTVSAFCLIFSSLNLHQADAALKKMQLLSSAAFSLGHGGNDSQKVMGIIAAAVAVYINTNPGVHMDAWLDVVLPNDDLGIKGVMPSWIPLACYSAIAAGTLSGGWKIVKTMGSKITKVSSFEGVAAETAGALTLYFTEHLKIPVSTTHTITGSIIGVGLTKRVSAVRWGVTVSLIWAWILTIPISALLAGMVYFVLSVFIS
- a CDS encoding ATP-dependent Clp protease ATP-binding subunit; its protein translation is MDDNFSPRVKDVITYSKEEALRLGHDFIGTEHLMLGILRDGNGKAIHILNNLAVDLDHLRRKVEILSPANLSVEVNAEKKNLHLTRQAERALKTTFLEAKVFQSSSISTAHLLLCILRNENDPTTKLLNKLKIDYDIAKEQYLNMTPNEEEFLENLPRNESYNDDSGQDDSLKESSFNNPANKSNKKSKTPVLDNFGRDLTEMAEEGKLDPVVGREKEIERVSQILSRRKKNNPLLIGEPGVGKSAIAEGLALRIIQKKVSRILFNKRVVTLDLASLVAGTKYRGQFEERMKAVMNELEKNDDIILFIDEIHTIVGAGGATGSLDASNMFKPALARGEIQCIGATTLDEYRQYIEKDGALERRFQKVIVEPTSVEETIAILNNVKDKYEDHHNVTYTPEAIEACVKLTDRYMSERFLPDKAIDALDEAGSRVHITNIDVPKQILDLERQLEEVRELKNMVVKKQKYEEAAKLRDDEKRIEKDLAVAQEQWEEDSKNNRIEVTEDNVADVVSMMTGIPVNRIAQTESNKLAQLPELIQNKVIGQNEAVLKIARSIQRNRAGLKDPNKPIGSFIFLGQTGVGKTQLAKVLAKELFDSEDALVRIDMSEYMEKFAISRLVGAPPGYVGYEEGGQLTEKVRRKPYCVVLLDEIEKAHPDVFNMMLQVLDDGYLTDSLGRKIDFKNTIIIMTSNVGARQLKDFGQGVGFGTAARTAQADENSKSIIENALKKTFAPEFLNRIDDVIVFNALEKADIDLIIEIELKKLYSRIAELGYKLSLTDKAKAFIAEKGFDKQFGARPLKRAIQKYVEDLLAEEIITSKIHSGDEIMMDLKDDSQELSVEIHKAEEPTNQ